One Gemmatimonadaceae bacterium DNA segment encodes these proteins:
- a CDS encoding ABC transporter permease, translating into MTGFAPFLRKELTEIRRTWRLWVIPGMLLFLGVTSPIIAAITPALVKSMTAAQRGMVVQLPPPTALDAFAQFIKNLDQFILIAIIIAGAGVVSGERSSGTATFVLTKPLSRGTFVVTKILSQFLLLVTATALGTAACVGVTSVIFTGVTIAPVLTMVALWLLYAAILVVVMTLFSAAFKSRGAAAGAGLGFYFFALLLSNWAPAARFSFFGLVPAMRDALIGHALSLGWPVATAVAAIVVGTGSAVRIFERQEL; encoded by the coding sequence ATGACTGGCTTTGCCCCTTTCCTGCGCAAGGAGTTGACGGAGATCCGCCGGACGTGGCGGCTGTGGGTGATTCCTGGGATGCTCTTGTTCCTCGGCGTGACCAGCCCGATTATCGCCGCGATCACGCCAGCACTGGTGAAATCGATGACCGCGGCGCAGCGTGGCATGGTGGTCCAGCTTCCACCGCCGACCGCGCTCGACGCTTTCGCGCAGTTCATCAAGAACCTCGATCAGTTCATACTCATCGCCATCATCATCGCGGGAGCTGGGGTCGTTTCCGGCGAGCGCTCCTCGGGCACGGCGACTTTCGTGCTGACGAAGCCGCTCTCGCGCGGCACGTTCGTCGTGACGAAGATTCTCTCGCAATTCCTCCTCCTCGTAACGGCCACCGCGTTAGGCACGGCCGCGTGCGTCGGCGTGACATCGGTGATCTTCACGGGCGTGACGATCGCGCCAGTTTTGACGATGGTAGCACTATGGCTTCTCTACGCCGCGATTCTCGTCGTCGTGATGACACTCTTCTCGGCCGCATTCAAGTCGCGTGGTGCGGCGGCGGGTGCGGGACTCGGCTTCTACTTCTTCGCGCTGCTGCTCTCGAACTGGGCGCCGGCCGCGCGCTTCAGCTTCTTCGGGCTCGTCCCGGCGATGCGTGATGCACTGATTGGCCACGCATTGTCGTTAGGTTGGCCGGTGGCGACGGCTGTCGCCGCAATTGTGGTAGGGACAGGGAGCGCCGTGCGGATCTTCGAACGGCAGGAGTTGTAG